The Mucilaginibacter rubeus genomic interval TCCAGGCAGATTAGTATTTCCCGAAGTTAAGTTAAAAAACAGTCGGTAGTCATAAGTCTTAAGTCAAAAAGCAAATTTCCGGCTTAAGACTTAGTACTTCGAACTTACGACTTAATACTATTAATATCCTTAATATTGCAGCAGCAATAGTTATGAAACAACAAGTAGATATTGAAAACTGGATCAGAAAAGAGCATTACAACTTTTTTAAACAGTTTGAGGAACCCTATTACGGCGTGAATGTGGACATTGACGTAACCGCCGCCTATAAGTTTGTTAAGGACAACGGGATCTCGTTTTTCCTTTATACCATGTATCAGTCGTTAGCCGCCTCACAAGTTATTGAGCCGTTCAAATACCGCATGGAAAACGACGAAGTTTTTATTTATGACCGGATTGATGCCAGTTCAACCGTTCCGAGAGCTAATGGCACATTTGGTTTTGGCGAATGGTCGTTTCACCCATTATTTGAAGATTTTACCCGCGAGGCCAACACAGAAATTGAGCGGGTGCAAAGCAATAACCTACTTGAGCGCAAAGCTTTAAATAACGTGATCCGTTATTCTTCGCTGCCGTGGATTAATTTTACATCCCTATCGCATGCGCGCATGTTTGCCTTTGTGGATAGCTGCCCTAAAATTTCCTTCGGTAAAATGACCGAACATCATGGCAAACGCACAATGCCGGTATCCATCCATGTAAATCACGCCCTGGTTGATGGGATTCACGTTGGCCAGTATATTGATTGTTACCAGGAGCTGTTGAATAAAGGATTTTAGGCTGCTATCGAGAAAGCGCAGAAGTTGCGTACCTCTGGCACGCTAAAATCTGTTATAATCTAATCTGCTACAAACCTTTAGCACCTCTGGTGCTTTTTTAAACGGAGCGATTTGCCTAAGGAAAAGATTTAACCTTTTTTAAACACGTTTTCCTTCACCATAAACAGTGGCAGCGAACCATGGTCAAGCACGCGTGAATGGAAATCGCGGATATTAAATTTGGTGCCTTGCTTTTGCTGTAACTCCTGTTTCCAGTGCAGTATTTGCAATGCGCCGTATTTATAGGTAACAACCTGTGCCGGCCAACGACGGATCCGGGCAATTTCGCGCATGGCTATATCATCCTGTCCGCGGATGTTCTTTTTCCAGAAAGCTAAAGCCTGCTCGTCTGTCCAGCCGTAATAATTCAGGGCTACATCAAGCGGGACCCTAACCGAACGCACAATGTCCCACTCCCATTTGCCCAACTCATCATAAGGCGTTTTATATACGCCTAATTGCTTGCCCAATTCTTCGGTATAAGCGCCCCAGCCTTCGGCAAAACCCATGTAATAAAACAGCTGCTGCACGGCCGATGTTTTGGTTTGTGCCTCGGTACTGGCTTGATAATGATGTCCGGGAACACCCTCATGGATAAAAAGCCAGTCGATCTGGCGTTTATTGTAAGGCTTGTCAAAAAGGTTATAGTAAAATACATTGCTATCGTAGTAGCCAGGCGTTTGAGCTAATTGCCGGCTTTCGCCCTTTTCAATTTTTAGCGGAGCGATACTGGTGTTATTAAACAGCTTCGGCAGGTTGGCATAGATGATCGTTTTAGTTTTTTCAAACGATTGCTGTACTACTTTCGGATCGCTGATAAAAAAGGATGGATCGTTGAGGTGTTTATAAAAATCATCTTCGCTTAAACCGGTTTGCAGCCGGATAGTCTCGATATGTTTTTGAACGCGGCTAACTTCGGTTAACCCAAACTGGTAAATTTCATCGGGAGTAGCATTGGCGCTTGTCCAACGTTTAAGCAGGTAAGCATACCAGGCTTTGCCGTTAGGGATATTGATAATACCGTTGGTTGGAACAGCCGCCGGCTTGTTTTTCAACCAATCCTGTTCAAGGGTAATGCGTTCCAGATTAAGACCGGTTTCATAACTGATCAGCTGATAATCTACCTTTTCCGATTCATTTAATTGATCTGCCTTAAAAGCCGACAGACCGGTCTTGACTTTTGTAAAAAAATCTAATTGCTTTTGAACATCAGCGGCGGTACCGATATGCTCTAAACCACTTACGTAACTCAATTCCAATTGTGGCAGATGCAAACTATTGTAGCCCGCTACAAAATCTTTGCTAAAGTCATCAAATGTTTGTTGTTTTTTGACCGGGAATACCGATAGCACAAATGCACCAACAGCTACAATAAAAACCTTCATAAAAACGGATTGGGTGGACAAACATAATTAATAAACCGTATTTTAATTCAGCAAAGCCCAATATCCCCCTGTTGGGGGGATAATCGTATAATTTTTACCGTATAAATTTGATAATCATGCTATATCGCAAGTTAATTTCGCTTTGTATTTTTATGCTGATTGCCTGTAGTGGATTTGCACAGCTAAGCTATCCCGATGCAACTCTTCCGGCCGATACGCCACGTCTGTTTGCTCAAGGAATCCTTACCGATGGACTGAGTAACCGCGATTTCACCATCTCATCAAAAGGGGATGAGATATTTTTCACCCTGCAACAACCCCGTTTTATCACGAGTACTATTTTACATATCCAAAAGAAAAACGGCAAATGGGGTAAGCCCGAAGTCGCGCCGTTCTCCGGCCGTTACCGTGATTTGGAGGCAAGCTTTTCACCGGATGGGCAAACCATTTATTTCTCATCAGACAGGCCTCTGAATGAGAATGATTCTGTAGCAAAAAAAGACTTTGACATTTGGCGGGTTAAACGCGGTAAAAGCGGGGATTGGAGCCAACCGGAAAATCTCGGTCCGCAAGTAAATTCCGCTAAAAGCGAATACTACCCAAGCGTGGCTAAAAATGGAAACCTGTATTTCACGGTAGAAGCTGATTATGGCAAGGGCAGCGAGGACATTGTAATTTGCAAGCCAACAGCAACAGGCTACACCAAACCCGAAAGCCTGCCCGAAGATGTGAATACCAAATACGATGAGTTCAACGCCTTTATTGACCCGGACGAACAGTTTATCATATTTAGCTGCTATGGCCGGGCCGATGACCTGGGGCATGGTGATCTTTACATCAGCCATAAAGATAAATCAGGTAATTGGCTTCCTGCTAAACATTTGCCTGCCCCTATCAACAGCACAGCGCTTGATTATTGCCCATTTATAAGTGCCGACAAAAAACACCTGATCTTCACCAGCAACCGCGTTAACAATCAGCTAAATAATGGCCAAGCTAAAACCTACCGACAATTACAAGCGCTGCTCAACAGTCCCGGTAACGGCTGGGATGATATTTATTG includes:
- a CDS encoding chloramphenicol acetyltransferase, translating into MKQQVDIENWIRKEHYNFFKQFEEPYYGVNVDIDVTAAYKFVKDNGISFFLYTMYQSLAASQVIEPFKYRMENDEVFIYDRIDASSTVPRANGTFGFGEWSFHPLFEDFTREANTEIERVQSNNLLERKALNNVIRYSSLPWINFTSLSHARMFAFVDSCPKISFGKMTEHHGKRTMPVSIHVNHALVDGIHVGQYIDCYQELLNKGF
- a CDS encoding DUF885 domain-containing protein, translating into MKVFIVAVGAFVLSVFPVKKQQTFDDFSKDFVAGYNSLHLPQLELSYVSGLEHIGTAADVQKQLDFFTKVKTGLSAFKADQLNESEKVDYQLISYETGLNLERITLEQDWLKNKPAAVPTNGIINIPNGKAWYAYLLKRWTSANATPDEIYQFGLTEVSRVQKHIETIRLQTGLSEDDFYKHLNDPSFFISDPKVVQQSFEKTKTIIYANLPKLFNNTSIAPLKIEKGESRQLAQTPGYYDSNVFYYNLFDKPYNKRQIDWLFIHEGVPGHHYQASTEAQTKTSAVQQLFYYMGFAEGWGAYTEELGKQLGVYKTPYDELGKWEWDIVRSVRVPLDVALNYYGWTDEQALAFWKKNIRGQDDIAMREIARIRRWPAQVVTYKYGALQILHWKQELQQKQGTKFNIRDFHSRVLDHGSLPLFMVKENVFKKG
- a CDS encoding PD40 domain-containing protein; translation: MLYRKLISLCIFMLIACSGFAQLSYPDATLPADTPRLFAQGILTDGLSNRDFTISSKGDEIFFTLQQPRFITSTILHIQKKNGKWGKPEVAPFSGRYRDLEASFSPDGQTIYFSSDRPLNENDSVAKKDFDIWRVKRGKSGDWSQPENLGPQVNSAKSEYYPSVAKNGNLYFTVEADYGKGSEDIVICKPTATGYTKPESLPEDVNTKYDEFNAFIDPDEQFIIFSCYGRADDLGHGDLYISHKDKSGNWLPAKHLPAPINSTALDYCPFISADKKHLIFTSNRVNNQLNNGQAKTYRQLQALLNSPGNGWDDIYWVKFNEAW